The Cryptomeria japonica chromosome 2, Sugi_1.0, whole genome shotgun sequence region TCTGTATATAAAAGTTCCTAAGAAGATCTTCACCCGCCCGCGGTTCCACTCTTCGATGAAATCAAGACCACAACGTGGAAGCCAGAAAAtttaacaacaccaccatcaaaatTTCCCGACAATAATTATAACGAAAAAATCAAAACTTCCAAAAACCGACCGGCGTGAGACAACATTCCGATGGCGGGGTGCCCCCACAGtagatagcctatcggctaattattGTGAGAAATTTTGTCATGGAGAATATGTAGTGCAAAATATGGATGGAGGTATAGATTGCTGGCTCATAGTGTTCTGTAATTATTAAAATGTACATATTGATGACCCCTCTATTATAAGTTTGAAAATAAACGCTACTATCAATTATTGGTCCATATTAAATATGCAACATTATTGTGTAAAATTCAATGgttattaaattttatgtttttaatattttttttaaaacaaaatcattATTGAGTTATTTTTTATGTGTGTAAAGtgataaaagaataaaaaatttagTAATTTTTAGGGTAAATATCCAAAATCTTCTCACTTTCAGATTTAAACTATCTAAACATATTGTGTATCACTAGATTCTATATTTAAGTTAACAACCAACACAAATATTACCTAACTTACATGCACTTGAACATATTTTTGGTAGGACATGCATTATTGCTCAATTGATTCCATAGTTCATAGCCTATGCAAAAATATGCATTAATTATATTAGTGGAATGAGTGAAAAGTACATGCGTAGAAACTAAATATGAATTTTAGACAATGTAATTGTCTCCTTATAATACCAAATTATTACTACTATAAAATTATCAACCTCGCTAATCTAATTATTTAATACTTAATTAATGCTAATCATTGAAGTACTAAACTTACATTGTCATAGGTTGAACTAGGATTTTCAAAATATAGTTTCTTGTATCTTTGGTGGAAATAGTGAATCCATCTCTCTCTCTATAAAAGAAATGATAGCCTTGTGATAAAGATATTGCATGATCTTTACTGCACATTGGTACACTATCTAGTTTTAAATATTCGAAACttaattctttgaataatttttcaTTCAAAGACTTAAGATGATCCAAAGCTTCTTCTTCTTCAGTTGATCTATCTCTCATATAACATGCTACACAAGATGCTTTTTCACCCCTAGCAACTTCAGCCTGCATGTCATCACACATAACAATTTTAACTTAGTTATCTCTACTATAAAATGGATAagatattcaaaaaaataaatttgttacACATTTTCTTAACATACCTTGAAACTATTGATATCATTGCTTAATCGAAAGGTCAATGCTAAAAGCTCATTGAACCTTGAAGGAAAATCAATTTTCGGAAGAAGGGTGTCAGGAAGAACTGCATCTAATGTTAAGAGAGGTTGCAGAATAACTATTCGAGCACCACCACTAATTTTTGCATTCTCTAAATACTCCTCAAAGGTTGGTATATAACTAGTAGCAAGCCACTCTGCTTCTTGCATATAAGAATCCAAGAAAGCCTCCCACTACAAATTACatattcaaaattgatgaaatattAGTTTTTCCTCATAAATGGTTATTTTCTAAAATTTAAtaagaataatataatatttaaatatacttACAACTTTTCTAGCATAGTCAAGTGTGTCTCGGCCTTGGGTTTTGGTTGCCTCTTCTACCATTTCATTTACAATTTCATAAAATGCCATGAACACAACTTTCATATATTCAGGAAGATAGTCGATAGAAGAGGGATCCCATCTGGCCAAAAAATACTTaataaaattatcaaaaaatattattcctaaaatatttttatttgaatagcTTTTTGAATCAATATTATAGGGGTAGTTTAGATTTATTTCACCTTTTAACTGCATTTGTGAAGAGTTTTAGCTCATCGAGTGTCCCATAAGTATCATATATATCATCTAGAACTGTTGCAATAGAAGCAATTTTTGCACAACCAATTCTATAAGCATAATACTTTGGCTCTACACACCCTCCTGCGGCCCAAAAATAATATTCCACATAACGATTGCGAGCAAAATCTAGTTGAGGCACACCTGACTCCGTCCACCACCTGAACAAACAAGAATTTTGTCAAAAAATTACTTTTTATAGACGACAAATTCTATCTCTCTTGAATTGTTTTTTAGTTTTGCTCTACTTTTCTTTTATATTCCCACACAGTGATACATGTAGCTCTAATTTATTCACTGATACCATGTTATTTTCTATGAACTAGTTAGGAAGGGAGCGTATAACCTCCCATGTGCATGGTAGAGTTCTATATCACTAAACTACAAACCTTCTTTATATTTGAGAATTTTGTTAGACTTCATTCAAGTATTACATATTTCTCTAATAGTTTTGTGAATAAAAATTTATagtaatttcaattttaatttctcttttgaagcccaaagaaaaatataaatattatgttGCTACATATTAAAATAACCTTGAGAGTAATTGAAGTTCTTGTTGTTGCAGAGATTGCACCATATTGAAGTCTAGCTTTGCCAAATATAAAATCTTCTTGTTACTCTTACATGCCATCCTGTATATGAAGACATTATGTTGTTATACTTGGAAAATCACACCCATGAAATAACACTTAGAAATATTAAAATACAATATTGATGGGATTTTACTTGGATGTCATCTTATTATACCATGAAGTGTTTCCTCCATATATATCAATATAATTCCTTGTTTCAAATCTAGGCATATTGGTGTGCCAGCCATATTCCAAATTGAATTGTATCTGTTGCACCAcataaatttgaaacaaaattaagAAAGAAGGATTCACATACTTTAATATGCAAAAATATTAATATGTATACAACAAATACCTCTTTTGAAATATTGGAATCCTTAGTTTGTGACATAACTTCTTTTAAATATTTGGTTGCAAACACTTTAGCCTCCTCCATGATTTTCTCCTCAGGAAATGCAATGAGTGAAACCCGATATAAATTTAGTATCGTGTTTATCTCCTCATTTGATTGACTATATGAGTTCAAGAAGTTCCCatctttttctttgaaattttccAACACACCTTCAATTATTGAAAAAAAGTATTAGTATAATAAACATTAATGTTAACAACCCAACAAAACTATGAAAGTATAGCGATTTAAAATAACAAAGTGATAATGATCATCATAAAAAGCTTTTTTAATATGTGAGTGAGTGTGATGTAACCCTAATCACTTTGGTAATaactttaattaatattttaataaacataATTCATTAACAAAAGAAAATAGGACATAAAAATACAACTAATTAAATGGATAAACCAATGTTAAATGGATTAATAAGGCAACATTAAGGATTATAGGTGGAATGTACCTGAAGAGACGTCGTATCTGTGTAGGCGAAGAATTCGAAGTGCCAAGACTGTTGTGTTCAGATCTGCGCAACTACCGCTTTCACCATTTCCAATTCCTTTGTCGTTCCAATACCTGCTACCCATTAATATACGTTATATGAATTGCTTTAAGATTCATTCACCTGCCAGAAGTTTATTATAAGAAACAAACCTGTAAACACAATCAAGAGCCTCCTTT contains the following coding sequences:
- the LOC131053802 gene encoding alpha pinene synthase, chloroplastic isoform X3; this translates as MASISLSPSALGFSGLNKASNQLKLFAKPSRRRLDLLPCKASSTPQTTARRTANHHPNLWDDNFIQSLPKAYEAPCYAEEAETFIREVKEMFNGMPTQNSSVHERLSMVDKVERLGIDRHFQKEIKEALDCVYRYWNDKGIGNGESGSCADLNTTVLALRILRLHRYDVSSGVLENFKEKDGNFLNSYSQSNEEINTILNLYRVSLIAFPEEKIMEEAKVFATKYLKEVMSQTKDSNISKEIQFNLEYGWHTNMPRFETRNYIDIYGGNTSWMACKSNKKILYLAKLDFNMVQSLQQQELQLLSRWWTESGVPQLDFARNRYVEYYFWAAGGCVEPKYYAYRIGCAKIASIATVLDDIYDTYGTLDELKLFTNAVKRWDPSSIDYLPEYMKVVFMAFYEIVNEMVEEATKTQGRDTLDYARKVWEAFLDSYMQEAEWLATSYIPTFEEYLENAKISGGARIVILQPLLTLDAVLPDTLLPKIDFPSRFNELLALTFRLSNDINSFKAEVARGEKASCVACYMRDRSTEEEEALDHLKSLNEKLFKELSFEYLKLDSVPMCSKDHAISLSQGYHFFYRERDGFTISTKDTRNYILKILVQPMTM
- the LOC131053802 gene encoding alpha pinene synthase, chloroplastic isoform X1; the protein is MASISLSPSALGFSGLNKASNQLKLFAKPSRRRLDLLPCKASSTPQTTARRTANHHPNLWDDNFIQSLPKAYEAPCYAEEAETFIREVKEMFNGMPTQNSSVHERLSMVDKVERLGIDRHFQKEIKEALDCVYRYWNDKGIGNGESGSCADLNTTVLALRILRLHRYDVSSGVLENFKEKDGNFLNSYSQSNEEINTILNLYRVSLIAFPEEKIMEEAKVFATKYLKEVMSQTKDSNISKEIQFNLEYGWHTNMPRFETRNYIDIYGGNTSWMACKSNKKILYLAKLDFNMVQSLQQQELQLLSRWWTESGVPQLDFARNRYVEYYFWAAGGCVEPKYYAYRIGCAKIASIATVLDDIYDTYGTLDELKLFTNAVKRWDPSSIDYLPEYMKVVFMAFYEIVNEMVEEATKTQGRDTLDYARKVWEAFLDSYMQEAEWLATSYIPTFEEYLENAKISGGARIVILQPLLTLDAVLPDTLLPKIDFPSRFNELLALTFRLSNDINSFKAEVARGEKASCVACYMRDRSTEEEEALDHLKSLNEKLFKELSFEYLKLDSVPMCSKDHAISLSQGYHFFYRERDGFTISTKDTRNYILKILVQPMTILMNASKKCGPMECHESIIDTEWIS
- the LOC131053802 gene encoding alpha pinene synthase, chloroplastic isoform X2 — translated: MASISLSPSALGFSGLNKASNQLKLFAKPSRRRLDLLPCKASSTPQTTARRTANHHPNLWDDNFIQSLPKAYEAPCYAEEAETFIREVKEMFNGMPTQNSSVHERLSMVDKVERLGIDRHFQKEIKEALDCVYRYWNDKGIGNGESGSCADLNTTVLALRILRLHRYDVSSGVLENFKEKDGNFLNSYSQSNEEINTILNLYRVSLIAFPEEKIMEEAKVFATKYLKEVMSQTKDSNISKEIQFNLEYGWHTNMPRFETRNYIDIYGGNTSWMACKSNKKILYLAKLDFNMVQSLQQQELQLLSRWWTESGVPQLDFARNRYVEYYFWAAGGCVEPKYYAYRIGCAKIASIATVLDDIYDTYGTLDELKLFTNAVKRWDPSSIDYLPEYMKVVFMAFYEIVNEMVEEATKTQGRDTLDYARKVWEAFLDSYMQEAEWLATSYIPTFEEYLENAKISGGARIVILQPLLTLDAVLPDTLLPKIDFPSRFNELLALTFRLSNDINSFKAEVARGEKASCVACYMRDRSTEEEEALDHLKSLNEKLFKELSFEYLKLDSVPMCSKDHAISLSQGYHFFYRERDGFTISTKDTRNYILKILVQPMTML